A single Paenibacillus kribbensis DNA region contains:
- a CDS encoding N-acetylmuramoyl-L-alanine amidase family protein has protein sequence MKKYSWVILAAILVWLWPSSTHVNAAAADLFLDGKRIEAPADARPEMVNGKVMVPLRVVGEQLGYQFKWEPQAYKISIQKNSTDMAMYVGRTSADVNGKTVSLDAPPVLRGNSTMVPLRFVGEQMGLKVDWNNKSKSVNLSQKTTTPQADQQSQSQKTSQMSTESNKSTQKPFTTTATTTKTTKVDKHTESASSPSKQQNAEQTTANALLVQNISFEGDALKISLNKDATPKVSEMTGPDRIVVDLPGASLASDFSQLFPIRKDGTQALTNSDSEDVEEIRFAPADGQNGGVRVVIALNQARDYELSTNSRGELTLHLRERSENPVVTPTHVEGRRIVVIDPGHGGKDPGAASVTGRREKEFTLAVALKVQQLLQNDPAIQVVMTRDGDTYPTLDERAQLANDQLASVFVSIHGNSMPASNNGKANGSETYYARQESLSLATTMHKHLVAATGFKDNDIKVANHLVTRKSQMPAVLLECGYLSNPSDEAAMFTEETQERIAQGIVDGLKEYLGTETVTTESLN, from the coding sequence ATGAAGAAATACAGTTGGGTGATACTGGCGGCTATCTTAGTCTGGTTGTGGCCGTCCTCTACTCATGTGAATGCGGCTGCAGCAGATTTGTTTTTGGACGGCAAAAGAATAGAGGCGCCTGCAGATGCCAGGCCTGAAATGGTCAATGGCAAAGTCATGGTACCACTTCGAGTAGTTGGGGAGCAGCTTGGATATCAGTTCAAGTGGGAGCCACAAGCCTATAAAATTTCAATTCAAAAAAACAGCACGGATATGGCTATGTACGTAGGCCGCACATCGGCTGATGTGAATGGTAAAACAGTTAGTCTGGATGCGCCTCCTGTGCTGCGTGGCAACTCGACGATGGTTCCGTTGCGTTTTGTCGGGGAGCAAATGGGACTAAAAGTAGATTGGAATAATAAAAGTAAATCCGTAAATCTCAGTCAGAAGACGACAACTCCGCAGGCAGATCAACAGTCCCAATCCCAAAAAACGTCACAAATGTCAACAGAAAGTAATAAAAGCACGCAAAAACCGTTTACCACTACAGCGACGACAACCAAAACCACTAAAGTAGACAAGCATACGGAATCGGCATCTTCACCATCCAAGCAGCAGAATGCAGAACAGACCACAGCCAATGCGTTGCTTGTACAAAACATTTCTTTTGAGGGTGACGCATTAAAGATTTCTCTGAACAAAGATGCAACCCCAAAAGTGTCCGAAATGACGGGGCCTGACCGCATTGTTGTAGATTTACCAGGGGCTTCGCTGGCGTCTGATTTTTCCCAACTGTTTCCGATTCGTAAGGATGGCACACAGGCTTTGACGAACAGTGACAGCGAGGATGTGGAGGAAATCAGATTTGCTCCCGCAGATGGACAAAATGGGGGCGTCCGCGTCGTCATTGCCTTGAACCAGGCACGTGATTACGAGCTTTCAACTAATAGCAGGGGTGAACTCACCCTCCATTTGCGTGAGCGTAGTGAGAATCCGGTGGTCACACCGACTCATGTCGAAGGACGGCGAATTGTTGTAATTGATCCTGGACATGGTGGCAAGGACCCTGGAGCAGCCAGTGTGACTGGACGACGCGAGAAGGAGTTTACATTGGCTGTAGCCTTAAAGGTTCAGCAGCTTTTGCAAAATGATCCTGCTATTCAGGTCGTAATGACCCGAGATGGAGACACGTATCCGACGCTCGATGAACGTGCCCAACTGGCGAATGATCAACTGGCGAGCGTGTTTGTTTCCATCCATGGCAACAGTATGCCAGCCTCCAATAACGGAAAAGCGAATGGCTCTGAAACCTATTATGCACGTCAGGAAAGCTTGAGTCTGGCAACGACGATGCACAAGCATCTTGTAGCGGCTACCGGTTTTAAAGATAACGATATTAAGGTAGCCAACCATTTGGTAACCAGAAAATCGCAAATGCCGGCCGTGCTGCTGGAATGCGGCTATCTGAGCAATCCGTCTGATGAAGCAGCCATGTTTACAGAAGAAACACAGGAGAGGATTGCACAAGGTATTGTCGATGGATTAAAGGAGTATTTAGGAACGGAAACGGTGACAACAGAATCGCTTAACTAA